The Setaria italica strain Yugu1 chromosome IX, Setaria_italica_v2.0, whole genome shotgun sequence genome has a window encoding:
- the LOC101784989 gene encoding uncharacterized protein LOC101784989 — translation MSTERATWSYTYEKGLVDILKELANVPMFKGQNGWTAEGWRNITNKFNDMFPTTHFTKQQVQEKEKELKGNYKIIKEARKSGVGWNDTLGMIIAEPKGWEKLIKDNHKVAKFRKKPFPLFNSLELLYEGSVATGDLNFTSIQPPPQRTEPTPHNSELPTEPTPQTSISEQSNHSMASIDRNLLSFGLGGVESIEVQSAPASRNSEDQDVTGGKKRKQSQMAAKLGDYIDFRKDQIGKTLEKLEEKRRREEDYSIEKCIDIVDAMEGLSDEQKADANEVFQSETNRKILVGTKNPNVRLIWLKKKIAQAI, via the exons ATGTCAACGGAAAGAGCTACGTGGAGCTACACGTATGAGAAGGGACTTGTGGATATTCTGAAAGAGCTTGCCAACGTCCCAATGTTTAAGGGACAAAATGGGTGGACTGCTGAAGGTTGGAGGAATATCACAAACAAATTCAATGATATGTTTCCAACGACACATTTCACGAAGCAACAAgtgcaagaaaaggagaaagagctaAAAGGAAACTATAAGATAATAAAAGAAGCGAGGAAAAGTGGTGTTGGCTGGAATGACACTTTGGGTATGATCATTGCAGAACCAAAAGGATGGGAAAAGTTGATTAAG GATAACCACAAAGTTGCCAAGTTCCGTAAGAAGCCATTTCCTTTATTTAACAGCTTGGAATTATTGTATGAAG GAAGTGTGGCCACAGGGGATTTAAATTTTACATCAATTCAGCCACCACCGCAAAGAACTGAACCCACTCCCCATAACAGTGAGCTGCCAACTGAACCCACCCCCCAGACAAGTATCTCAGAGCAAAGCAATCATAGCATGGCATCTATCGATAGAAATCTACTCAGTTTTGGACTTGGTGGTGTAGAAAGCATAGAAGTTCAATCTGCTCCAGCTAGTCGTAATTCAGAGGACCAAGATGTTACCGGTGGAAAGAAACGCAAACAAAGTCAGATGGCTGCAAAACTTGGGGATTACATTGACTTTAGAAAGGATCAAATTGGAAAAACTCTAGAAAAgttagaagagaagagaagacgTGAAGAAGACTACTCAATTGAGAAATGTATTGACATTGTGGATGCCATGGAAGGGCTATCGGATGAACAAAAAGCTGATGCAAATGAAGTTTTCCAAAGtgaaacaaacagaaaaatATTAGTGGGCACAAAAAACCCAAATGTCCGGCTGatttggttgaagaaaaagattgctcAG GCTATTTGA
- the LOC101785799 gene encoding LOW QUALITY PROTEIN: pentatricopeptide repeat-containing protein At1g05600 (The sequence of the model RefSeq protein was modified relative to this genomic sequence to represent the inferred CDS: inserted 1 base in 1 codon; deleted 1 base in 1 codon; substituted 3 bases at 3 genomic stop codons), with the protein MLNLCLTPDRDAHRAIVPSLFEAGMLDEATHVLYSMWWRVAQRSCDANAVMYPALLLLAFCAAGPGEXAELILDKVLRKVLGSPGSLRSLRVPMPTVLSLEDVQEVIDQALAVRGGMSFESMILDLYDEGRFSQVDKLFKDMAKKGFKPTMCVYKAKISDLCREGNLDDVVWVLEELHKNDIVPTVTTYNLIMKGLCDTMQSMRTLELLXKRDRHLGCATQKDMFSILAHGLFSESKFVDASKLMERMVNGHHXPDRSAFNSVIEGLCSAGRTYDALLWLEEMIKIDHGETXDIRVWSSLVSEVCMPQFEALGAELLEKAQIVTVQEVELRFSLGDS; encoded by the exons ATGCTGAACCTATGCCTTACACCAGATAGGGACGCGCACCGTGCGATCGTGCCTTCTCTCTTTGAAGCTGGCATGCTTGACGAGGCCACGCAT GTCCTCTATTCCATGTGGTGGCGCGTGGCGCAGAGGAGTTGCGACGCCAATGCTGTGATGTACCCTGCATTATTGCTGCTTGCATTTTGTGCTGCTGGCCCGGGTGAATAGGCTGAGCTGATTCTGGATAAGGTGCTCAGGAAGGTGCTGGGATCACCAGGTAGTCTTCGGTCTCTTCGTGTGCCAATGCCAACTGTGCTTAGCCTCGAGGATGTGCAGGAAGTCATTGACCAGGCATTGGCTGTGCGAGGTGGAATGAGCTTTGAGTCCATGATTCTTGACCTCTATGATGAGGGTAGGTTTAGTCAGGTGGATAAATTGTTTAAGGATATGGCCAAGAAGGGTTTCAAGCCAACAATGTGCGTGTACAAGGCAAAGATCAGTGATTTATGCAGGGAAGGAAATTTGGATGATGTTGTGTGGGTGTTGGAGGAGTTGCACAAGAATGACATTGTTCCAACAGTGACAACTTATAACTTGATAATGAAGGGTCTTTGTGACACAATGCAATCAATGAGGACACTAGAATTACTCTAGAAGAGGGATAGGCATCTTGGTTGTGCTACTCAAAAGGACATGTTCTCTATCTTGGCCCATGGTTTGTTCTCAGAAAGCAAGTTTGTTGATGCATCAAAGTTAATGGAGAGGATGGTGAATGGACATC TGCCTGATAGAAGTGCATTTAACAGTGTTATTGAAGGTTTATGTTCTGCTGGCAGAACATATGATGCATTGCTATGGCTAGAGGAGATGATTAAGATCGACCATGGTGAAACATGAGACATCCGTGTTTGGTCCTCCTTAGTCTCAGAGGTATGCATGCCCCAATTTGAAGCTTTAGGAGCTGAACTATTGGAGAAAGCTCAGATTGTAACTGTACAAGAAGTGGAATTGAGATTCAGCCTAGGGGACTCCTAA
- the LOC101774713 gene encoding UDP-glycosyltransferase 88B1, with the protein MERKTVVLYPGVGFGHLAPMLELAKAFLLHGGGDGALDVAVALVEPPVMGNGFAAAVAREEAANTSVAFHVLPPPAPAADGEAEQTLAWKLRFLRATNAPLRDLLRSLPSVRALVLDMFCADALDVAADLGLPAYFFFPSGAAGLAVFLALPARRRSMSTSFRELGGSTVLSFPGAPPFKVSELPQELADDGEGCQATLRVAARMVDARGILVNSFESLEPRAVRALRDGLCVPDRPTPPVYCVGPLVSPGGGDKEHQCLRWLDAQPDRSVVFLCFGSRGTFPKSQLEEIAVGLEKSGQRFLWVVRSPPGAGEALDLDALLPAGFLERTEGRGLVVGSWAPQVDVLRHRAAGAFVTHCGWNSTLEGVTAGLPLLCWPLYAEQEMNRVRIVEDMRLGVEMARGDDGAVRAEEVEAKVRWLMEDSDGALALRERVAAARDRAAEAIAEGGPSDVAFVEFLKDLLEASQIRKTLHP; encoded by the coding sequence ATGGAGAGGAAGACGGTGGTGCTGTACCCGGGCGTCGGCTTCGGCCACCTCGCGCCGATGCTCGAGCTGGCCAAGGCCTTCCTCCTCCACGGCGGGGGCGACGGCGCGCTCGACGTCGCCGTCGCGCTCGTCGAGCCCCCCGTCATGGGGAACGGCTTCGCCGCCGCAGTCGCGCGCGAAGAGGCCGCCAACACCTCCGTCGCCTTCCACGTCCTgcccccgcccgcgccggcagccgacggcgaggccgagcaAACCTTGGCCTGGAAGctccgcttcctccgcgccaCCAACGCGCCGCTCCGCGACCTCCTCCGCTCGCTGCCGTCCGTCCGGGCGCTCGTGCTCGACATGTTCTGCGCCGACGCGCTCGACGTCGCGGCGGACCTCGGCCTGCCAGCCTACTTCTTCTTCCCCTCGGGCGCGGCCGGGCTCGCCGTCTTCCTCGCCCTACCCGCCAGACGGCGCAGCATGAGCACGAGCTTTAGGGAGCTCGGCGGCTCCACCGTCCTGTCGTTCCCGGGCGCTCCCCCGTTCAAGGTCTCTGAGCTGCCCCAGGagctcgccgacgacggcgaggggtGCCAGGCCACGCTCCGCGTGGCCGCCCGGATGGTCGACGCCCGCGGGATCCTCGTCAACTCTTTCGAGTCGCTGGAGCCGCGCGCGGTGCGCGCGCTCAGGGACGGGCTGTGCGTGCCGGACCGCCCCACACCGCCGGTCTACTGCGTCGGGCCGCTCGTctcgcccggcggcggcgacaaggaGCACCAGTGCCTCCGGTGGCTGGACGCGCAGCCGGACCGCAGCGTCGTGTTTCTCTGCTTCGGGAGCAGGGGCACGTTCCCCAAGAGCCAGCTCGAGGAGATCGCCGTCGGCCTGGAGAAATCCGGGCAGAGGTTTCTCTGGGTCGTACGAAGccctcccggcgccggcgaggcacTAGACCTCGACGCGCTCCTGCCAGCCGGGTTCCTGGAGCGCACCGAGGGCAGAGGGCTCGTCGTCGGGTCCTGGGCGCCGCAGGTGGACGTGCTGCGCCACCGCGCGGCCGGCGCATTCgtgacgcactgcgggtggaactcgacgcTGGAGGGCGTCACGGCGGGGCTGCCCCTGCTGTGCTGGCCGCTGTACGCGGAGCAGGAGATGAACAGGGTGCGGATCGTGGAGGACATGAGGCTCGGGGTGGAGATGGCGAggggcgacgacggcgcggtgagggccgaggaggtggaggcgaagGTGAGGTGGTTGATGGAGGACTCCGACGGCGCGCTGGCGCTCAGGGAgcgtgtggcggcggcgagagacCGGGCGGCCGAGGCCATCGCTGAAGGGGGGCCGTCGGATGTGGCTTTCGTCGAGTTCCTCAAAGACTTATTGGAGGCTTCGCAAATCCGCAAGACATTGCATCCGTAA
- the LOC101775518 gene encoding thioredoxin F, chloroplastic, translating to MALRLSISSSHGPASSPAISTCRLAACGRFPALVGTSAASQKRSLTVMTGSEMRGVTAVRSSSLETTSVGAEAVTGQVTEVTKDTFWPIVKAAGDKVVVLDMYTQWCGPCKMMAPKFQEMSEKNLDVVFLKLDCNQDNKPLAKELGIKVVPTFKILKDGKVVKEVTGAKIDELAHAIETVK from the exons ATGGCCCTACGCCTCTCCATCTCCTCGTCTCACGggccggcgtcctcgccggccatCTCCACATGCCGGCTGGCTGCCTGCGGGCGCTTCCCAGCCTTGGTTGGCACCTCAGCTGCGTCCCAGAAGAGGAGCCTCACGGTGATGACGGGCTCTGAGATGAGGGGAGTGACCGCCGTGAGGTCGAGCAGCTTGGAGACAACCTCGGTGGGAGCTGAGGCGGTGACCGGACAGGTGACAGAGGTGACCAAAGACACCTTCTGGCCAATCGTCAAGGCGGCAGGAGACAAGGTCGTCGTCCTCGACATGTACACTCAATG GTGCGGCCCTTGCAAGATGATGGCACCGAAATTCCAGGAGATGTCCGAGAAGAACCTCGATGTTGTGTTCCTCAAACTCGATTGCAACCAGGACAACAAG CCTCTTGCAAAAGAGCTGGGCATAAAGGTTGTGCCAACATTCAAGATTCTCAAGGATGGGAAGGTTGTGAAGGAAGTCACTGGTGCCAAGATCGATGAATTAGCTCATGCCATCGAGACAGTGAAGTGA
- the LOC111258441 gene encoding uncharacterized protein LOC111258441 has translation MESWEDEVRRFMLEEEEEDDELFLVMVPALQQCLYEEKRSEHTSTLPGAEKVIQILEGHENWCKVEFRMEPEIFRVIANYLRVENLLRDTRGVRVEEQLGMFMFMLSHNASTDRLKKEFQHSGETIHRKITEFFDIIPALTHRFLKLPNVSHTHVKIASDSRFMPFFQNCIGAIDGTHVPINIAQERAAPYRNRKGTLSQNVMCMVDTQILPHSLLHTEELDII, from the exons atggaatcttgggaggatgaagttaggagattcatgctagaggaggaagaagaggatgacgaaCTATTCCTAGTTATGGTTCCCGCTCTTCAGCAGTGTTTATATGAGGAGAAAAGGTCGGAGCATACCTCAACTCTGCCTGGTGCTGAAAAGGTCATACAAATCTTGGAAGGCCACGAAAATTGGTGCAAAGTGGAGTTCAGAATGGAACCTGAGATATTTAGAGTTATAGCAAATTATCTTAGAGTGGAGAACTTATTACGTGACACCCGTGGTGTTAGAGTTGAGGAGCAGCTAGGAATGTTTATGTTCATGCTCTCTCATAATGCAAGCACCGATAGGCTAAAAAAAGAATTCCAACATAGTGGTGAGACAATTCATAGGAAAATAACAGAGTTCTTCGATATAATTCCAGCATTGACTCATAGATTCTTGAAGCTCCCAAATGTGAGTCATACACATGTGAAGATTGCATCAGACTCTCGCTTTATGCCTTTCTTCCAGAACTGCATTGGGGCCATTGATGGCACTCATGTTCCTATCAACATTGCACAAGAAAGAGCCGCTCCCTACAGAAATAGGAAGGGAACCTTGTCACAGAACGTCATGTGT ATGGTGGATACGCAAATACTTCCTCATTCATTGCTCCATACCGAGGAGTTAGATATCATCTGA